The following coding sequences lie in one Vibrio casei genomic window:
- the sfsA gene encoding DNA/RNA nuclease SfsA: protein MKFTPPLQSATLIKRYKRFLADVTLPNGEEKTMHCANTGAMTGCADTGNTIWYSTSDNAKRKYPNSWEISVNSKGDHICVNTARANTLVTEAINQQHIPELLGYDNLRTEVKYGQENSRIDILLETSDALQRPPCYIEVKSVTLLDEKNGTGRGYFPDAITLRGQKHLRELMEVVESGQRAVLFFAVLHTGIENVSSAHHIDADYSQLLKQAKDIGVEVICYQADISPQQMKLTSAIEFIDN, encoded by the coding sequence ATGAAATTCACCCCACCATTACAATCGGCCACTTTAATCAAACGTTATAAACGCTTTTTAGCGGATGTGACTCTGCCCAATGGTGAAGAGAAAACCATGCATTGCGCAAATACCGGCGCCATGACAGGTTGCGCTGATACCGGTAATACCATTTGGTACTCCACCTCAGACAATGCTAAACGAAAATACCCTAATAGCTGGGAAATTTCAGTCAATTCTAAAGGCGATCACATTTGCGTCAATACGGCTCGGGCGAACACATTGGTGACCGAAGCCATTAATCAACAACACATACCAGAATTACTCGGTTATGATAATTTGCGCACAGAAGTAAAATATGGCCAAGAAAATAGTCGCATCGATATCTTGTTAGAAACCAGTGATGCTCTCCAACGACCACCTTGCTATATTGAAGTAAAAAGCGTGACGCTACTCGATGAAAAGAATGGCACAGGCCGCGGTTATTTTCCCGACGCGATCACATTGAGAGGCCAAAAACATTTGCGAGAGCTGATGGAAGTGGTTGAATCAGGTCAAAGAGCGGTGCTTTTTTTCGCTGTTTTACATACAGGGATTGAAAACGTCTCTAGCGCACACCATATTGATGCGGATTATTCACAACTTTTAAAACAAGCAAAAGACATTGGGGTCGAGGTGATTTGCTACCAAGCTGATATATCACCACAACAAATGAAATTAACCTCTGCCATTGAATTTATAGACAACTGA
- the dksA gene encoding RNA polymerase-binding protein DksA → MPELTKKKTLGILAIAGVEPYQETAGEEYMSPEQMAHFTKILKAWRDQLREEVSRTMSHMKDEASNFPDPVDRASQEEEFSLELRNRDRERRLIKKIEKTLMKIEEDDFGFCESCGVEIGIRRLEARPTADLCIDCKTLAELKEKQMQG, encoded by the coding sequence ATGCCAGAACTAACTAAGAAAAAAACGCTAGGCATTCTAGCCATTGCGGGTGTTGAGCCATACCAAGAAACAGCTGGTGAAGAATACATGTCACCAGAGCAAATGGCTCACTTTACAAAGATTCTAAAAGCATGGCGTGACCAACTTCGTGAAGAAGTTAGCCGCACTATGAGCCACATGAAAGATGAAGCCTCAAACTTCCCAGATCCGGTTGACCGTGCATCTCAAGAAGAAGAGTTTAGCCTAGAGTTACGTAACCGTGACCGTGAGCGTCGCTTAATCAAAAAAATCGAAAAAACTTTGATGAAAATCGAAGAAGATGATTTCGGTTTTTGTGAATCTTGTGGTGTTGAAATCGGCATTCGCCGTTTAGAAGCAAGACCAACAGCCGACCTATGTATCGACTGTAAAACACTTGCCGAGCTAAAAGAAAAGCAAATGCAAGGTTAA
- the gluQRS gene encoding tRNA glutamyl-Q(34) synthetase GluQRS, which yields MSYIGRFAPSPSGPLHFGSLVAAFGSYFQAKSQHGQWLVRIEDLDPPREMPGASSLILKTLESYGLHWDKSVTYQSERHQRYQEQIENWLVSGLAYYCQCTRKQIKQNGGFYPGTCRHKNLNVPNDCSVRLHVQEPIEYFIDQKHGLINIPHQLAQEDFIIKRRDGLFAYNLAVVLDDIDQGVTEVVRGADLIEPTGRQINLYRYLNHPEIKYVHLPLAVDLHGNKLSKQNHAPAVNIHSPKETLIQVMIFLGFELPNDFKFASVEQMIEWGCQHWSLQQLPDSLSIIPNH from the coding sequence ATGTCTTACATTGGTCGTTTTGCACCCTCTCCTTCAGGGCCACTTCATTTTGGTTCGCTCGTTGCCGCATTCGGCAGTTACTTCCAAGCTAAATCTCAACATGGCCAATGGCTCGTTCGCATTGAAGATCTTGATCCTCCTCGTGAAATGCCAGGGGCATCCAGTCTCATATTAAAAACGCTTGAATCGTATGGACTACACTGGGATAAAAGCGTCACTTATCAAAGCGAACGTCACCAACGTTACCAAGAGCAGATCGAGAACTGGTTGGTAAGCGGTTTAGCTTACTATTGCCAATGTACCCGTAAGCAAATCAAACAAAACGGTGGTTTTTATCCTGGCACTTGTCGCCACAAAAATTTGAATGTACCTAATGACTGCTCCGTTCGTTTACATGTTCAAGAGCCGATAGAGTATTTTATCGATCAAAAACACGGACTCATTAATATTCCCCATCAACTTGCGCAAGAAGATTTTATTATCAAGCGTCGAGATGGCTTATTTGCTTATAACCTTGCTGTGGTCTTAGATGATATAGATCAAGGTGTCACAGAAGTTGTCAGAGGGGCCGATTTAATCGAACCTACAGGTAGGCAAATTAATCTATATCGTTATTTAAACCACCCAGAAATAAAATACGTTCATTTACCGCTCGCCGTTGATTTACATGGCAATAAATTATCAAAACAAAACCATGCACCCGCGGTCAATATTCATTCACCAAAAGAAACCTTAATTCAGGTTATGATCTTTTTAGGGTTTGAATTACCAAACGATTTTAAATTCGCCAGTGTTGAACAAATGATTGAATGGGGATGCCAACATTGGTCATTACAGCAATTACCAGACTCATTAAGCATCATTCCCAATCATTGA
- the pcnB gene encoding polynucleotide adenylyltransferase PcnB, which yields MAALTKLPRWVIFTQAANLCRKIFSSTNKDQKSSNLDSSNGEVSLNIITRSEHTISRAHISENALKVLYRLHNNGYDAFLVGGGVRDILLDKEPKDFDIATNATPEQIKQLFRNCRLIGRRFRLAHIMFGRDIIEVATFRGHHQEPEKNQSSQSKEGMLLRDNVYGTVEEDAERRDFTVNAMYYNIADFSIHDYANGVQDLKDGIIRMIGDPETRYREDPVRMIRAIRFAAKLDMKIAPSTATPIRELAHLMTSVPAARLFEESLKLLQSGQGLKTYNLLREYDLFSALFPSVARHFTEDENSHVEQMIEIVLNSTDKRINEGKRINPAFMFAAFLWYPLQQLAKDLMDERKFSYYDAIMTASNTILDQQVKQLAIPRRHTATIRDIWQLQLRLTRRTGKRAFQMLELNKFRAGFDMLEMRGQIEEGQTEELACWWQEFQDAPSVHRQNMVQALGNPKPTGKRRKRPYNKRKTTKPRSQE from the coding sequence ATGGCGGCGTTAACGAAACTACCGAGGTGGGTTATTTTCACTCAAGCTGCTAATTTGTGTCGTAAAATTTTTTCAAGCACAAACAAAGATCAAAAAAGTTCCAATCTAGATAGCTCAAATGGAGAAGTTAGTCTGAACATCATCACTCGCTCAGAGCATACGATTTCACGGGCACATATCAGCGAAAATGCGCTCAAGGTACTGTACCGACTACATAATAACGGTTACGACGCTTTCCTTGTCGGCGGTGGTGTGCGTGACATTCTGCTTGATAAAGAACCCAAAGATTTTGATATCGCCACCAATGCCACCCCAGAACAAATTAAACAACTTTTTCGTAACTGCCGCTTGATTGGACGCCGCTTCCGCTTAGCACACATCATGTTTGGGCGAGACATTATTGAAGTCGCAACATTTCGTGGTCACCATCAAGAACCAGAAAAAAATCAATCATCTCAATCGAAAGAAGGCATGTTATTACGAGATAACGTATATGGCACGGTTGAAGAAGATGCTGAACGCCGAGATTTCACCGTAAATGCGATGTACTACAATATCGCTGATTTTAGTATTCACGACTACGCCAATGGCGTACAAGATCTAAAAGATGGCATCATTCGAATGATTGGCGATCCAGAGACTCGTTATCGTGAAGATCCTGTCAGAATGATCCGAGCTATTCGTTTTGCCGCCAAATTAGACATGAAAATAGCGCCATCAACCGCCACACCAATACGGGAACTTGCGCACTTGATGACCAGTGTCCCTGCGGCCCGTTTATTTGAAGAATCATTAAAGTTGCTTCAATCCGGACAAGGTTTAAAAACGTACAATTTACTGCGTGAATACGATCTGTTCTCAGCATTATTTCCAAGCGTTGCTCGTCACTTCACTGAAGATGAAAACTCTCACGTCGAGCAAATGATTGAGATTGTATTAAACTCGACCGATAAGCGCATCAATGAAGGTAAGCGTATTAACCCGGCCTTTATGTTTGCGGCTTTCTTATGGTACCCCTTGCAACAGCTTGCGAAAGATTTAATGGATGAACGTAAGTTCAGCTATTACGACGCAATTATGACAGCAAGTAATACAATTTTAGATCAACAAGTTAAACAACTGGCCATTCCTCGCCGACATACCGCAACCATTCGTGACATTTGGCAATTACAGCTACGCCTCACTCGTCGAACTGGAAAGCGAGCCTTCCAAATGCTTGAGCTGAACAAGTTCAGAGCAGGCTTTGATATGCTCGAAATGCGAGGTCAAATCGAAGAAGGTCAAACCGAAGAATTAGCATGTTGGTGGCAAGAATTTCAAGATGCGCCTTCGGTTCACCGTCAAAATATGGTGCAAGCACTCGGTAACCCCAAACCAACAGGAAAACGTCGAAAACGCCCATACAATAAACGTAAAACAACTAAGCCAAGGTCTCAAGAATGA